From the Cloeon dipterum chromosome 4, ieCloDipt1.1, whole genome shotgun sequence genome, the window TTCGAACTCGATGACCAGCTCTGGTCAGTGCCGCCTGGCTCCGCTCGTGCCCTGCATTCAGGACAGTTCTCCGCTGTACGACTACTGCGTCAAGATGCTTTTCAAGTTGCACGCCAGCTTGCCAGCAGACGTCGTCAGCGGCCACCGAGAGCGCTTTTTGAAAATCTTCGGCGAGCTCAAGCAATTCTACATTAACGCATCCAACCTCCAATACTTCAAGAACCTCATCCAGATTCCATTGTTGCCTGAtgtaaatccatttttaaacattatatttacatttttttaacttgtttgCTCAGGAATTGCAGTGGCCTATTTGCtcactgggtcccaataacaccgctaAGTTGGAAACAGGGGGCCCGAGTGACCACAAAGGAGATTTAGCCGTCTTTTCACCTCCACTCACTGAGGTCTTTTTTtaaacgccagaaatttgtccctTTAGCAGCTGGAAATGTGCGAAAACCACGCCCGTTGAGCTacttgagcatttcgagttaTTTAACCAGCCACCTTTTGCCAtatctgacattgggcagccagcaataatattttagaagcACTCACTGAGTTGATTCAATTCTAAAAAGTCAATAAACCGTGAGAGATGTTTGGAACATGGGGCCGAATAATCAACAGTCAAAGgattatcattaaaatataaaatggattaaatGAATTCGTTGCGATTTGGTTTGTGCAGTACTTCCTTAACAcattatttgttgaaattttgcagAGCCCGCCAAATTTCCTATTGCAATCGGATTTGCGGACCTACGTGACTCCCGTGGTGGTGATGCCAGAGGAGAATCTGCAACCAGACCACCAGGACTCAATTGAGACGGCGAGCTTTTTTGAAGCGGCCGACCTTGTCGACTTGACACCAGTTCAGCCTCCGCCGCCAGTGCCTCCACAGAATGGAAGAAGGAGCTCGCCATCGCCGCCGGCTATTCCGCCTCTGCCCGACATTGTTGCACAAAGGTACTGATTATTCTTTACCCTAATTTTCTGAATGGAAGGCTAATTTTGTGAGCAGGGATCAACTCATCCAGCAGTTGCAAGCTGAAATCTTAAGGCTTAAGGGAGAAATTCAAAAGCTGCTTGCTCAGCACGAGGAGATTTATTCTCAGCTGCAGGATCAAATCGTAGATCTGGAGACTAAGTTGGCACAGAAAGTAAGTCGttgtcttttttatatttattttgcaatttcattaTCACTTAAAGATTGCGTTTATCTGAAAACTAAAATGCTATTTTGGGAATGgtaaacaacaattattaaaaatttacatctcGATAAATcggctatttatttatttattttttgctgtcaatgtttttcaataattgtggCCAAGTGGGATccctgtttttaaaattattaaacaaaactaattttaaatgtttagaGTTAAAAAAGCACGAGAGTGATTGTGCAATTTACACCCTTTCGGAAAACCAAAAACCCTCTTCTGgtttgtacaattttaaaaaattaactcattttgATCCTCAGGAAAGTGAACTTACTCAAGAGAGGCAAACAAAAGAGGAGCTCCTGGTCAAGGCTGAAGCTGCTTCAGCCGCAGAAGAAGTGCAGAGtacgtttttatttccattgcaatttgtgtattttatttggtttaatttaggaaaagccaaggaaaaggaggaaaagttTCAGAAGTTAAAAGATGTTTACGGAAATCTGCGCAAGGAGCATATAACTCTGTTGAGACAGAAAGCTGACGTGGAAAAACAGCTAAACGTGTCACGCCAGAAAGCGGACGCACTTCTGAAAACCCAAACCACCGCTGAGGAAAAGCTTCAAGCTCTGCTGAGCGAGAGGAGCACCCTTGAAGAAGGGCTGCAGCAAACCGCCACTGAGAAAGACTCCGCCATCGCTGAGTTGGAGAAAGCAAAAGAGCAGGCAGTGGCACAAACAACGGTAATCAGACTCTAGGAAAATCaggtttgttttttaattaacaaaacttAACAGGCTGTGCAGAGCAGACTGGATAGGATCTTGAACGAGAAGAGCAATTTGGAGTCTGAGCTGCATGACTTGCTGGCGCAAAAGCTGGAGGCAGAGGAGAAACTGGAAGAATCTGATCACATTTCCAAACAAGTGCAGAGCAACCTGAAAGCCGAGTCTGAGCTGAAGATGTTGGCTCTTTTAGGTAAGTTAAAATCCTTAACTCAATATGACagtgtggaggtgaaaaattgtcaagGAATGTCATTTTTTACAGCTATTAACGCTAAAAACCAcctcaaatataattatccaCAATTAAGAGCTTTTTATTGAGATGTCACTTTATTGCTGTCGTTTATGCCACTTTTTATTACAGGTTctaagcattaattttaaatttcggttaaatatttaatgagatcaattttaatcaacttttttaaCAACTTGGGAATCCAATCTTtcaatttgcacattttttctgctaaaaaatattcgttttaaaAAGATACCCGtgcttttttgcaattcatttttaatttttttccagagagTGTGGTAAAGCAGGCAGAGAAGATGCTGCAAAACGCCGTGAGCGAAATGGACAATCCCGCTCTGGCAGCCGTCACCTGCTCATCAGACTACCTAAAATGCCTCTGCGGACCAGCTGACAAGACTCTGGAGCAACTGGGACCGACGCTGGATAAGTATAGGGCAGACCAGGAGGGAATCGACGAGCTCGCCAACACAGTCACGCAAGCGGCGCACAATCTGAGCTGGTTGCTGCTGCACGGAAAGGCCGTCTCGCAGACATCCACCGATATCGAAATCGGAGACAGTGAGTCTTGAATTTCTATACTCTTGCATGACATGAACAGTTGTGCTAAACTGGTATTTAATAGGCATCATTTGACTTCTTCAAAATATCACAGGAGCTTTAGAGAGAGCGTtgaatttatagaatttttgagcaaaatcaTTGGTCAATTTTATGGAATTCTACAGTTAAACTGATTTACAGAGCTTTAAGGAcgctcaaaaatttcaaaactgataTAAAAGCAGCTTAATTTAGAATTGAATTCAGTGaaagaccaaaaaataaaatggtttctTCCTGGCtctgtaatttttctttcctatatcgattaaataaaaaagagtacAAAAGCACACCCCGCCTCTGTCACAAATTTagcttaatttcattttttattttctcgaacCATTTTCAATCCCGCTCCtgattatcatttttttaaaatgaattttggattatgaatttttaatgaacttt encodes:
- the Hip1 gene encoding huntingtin-interacting protein 1 isoform X4; translated protein: MVDRPRQALSISKAVNQIEQPIKEKHVRSTIIGTFHEKGANLFWSVGLRMPVEDNPIVAWKFCHLLHKVLREGHQNVLLQSQKYKSKLNDFGKLWGHLREGYGTLISRYCTLLITKLKFHQQNPKFPGNLQVTPDELMNFGENDINNYFQMAVEMFEYLDDILALQNAIFGSLDMSRSNSMTSSGQCRLAPLVPCIQDSSPLYDYCVKMLFKLHASLPADVVSGHRERFLKIFGELKQFYINASNLQYFKNLIQIPLLPDELQWPICSLGPNNTAKLETGGPSDHKGDLAVFSPPLTESPPNFLLQSDLRTYVTPVVVMPEENLQPDHQDSIETASFFEAADLVDLTPVQPPPPVPPQNGRRSSPSPPAIPPLPDIVAQRDQLIQQLQAEILRLKGEIQKLLAQHEEIYSQLQDQIVDLETKLAQKESELTQERQTKEELLVKAEAASAAEEVQRKAKEKEEKFQKLKDVYGNLRKEHITLLRQKADVEKQLNVSRQKADALLKTQTTAEEKLQALLSERSTLEEGLQQTATEKDSAIAELEKAKEQAVAQTTAVQSRLDRILNEKSNLESELHDLLAQKLEAEEKLEESDHISKQVQSNLKAESELKMLALLESVVKQAEKMLQNAVSEMDNPALAAVTCSSDYLKCLCGPADKTLEQLGPTLDKYRADQEGIDELANTVTQAAHNLSWLLLHGKAVSQTSTDIEIGDNMLEQCKFIGNGALQLMGLLKSKDTWGGVSEALSAVRSQVQSLGTLAERLEGRGTPLDTAGDLLESELESMEKAIDEAASKIEEMLSKSKAADSGIKLEVNSKILDACTALMAAIRELVIKSRTLQEEIVGQSKGSASVKEFYKRNSQWTEGLISAAKSVAIGAHFLVEAANEAVTKGGKLELLVVASQQIAAGTAQLVVASRVKADRKSGNLDKLSQASRGVSTATGAVVAAAKACRNMVENADALDVSGLTLHAAKRLEMDSQVRVLELESSLQQERMRLAALRRHHYQLAGEAEGWEKKLHDFSTDWSQTPDIPE
- the Hip1 gene encoding huntingtin-interacting protein 1 isoform X2; translated protein: MSSIQLPKVLQNRKTSLEQERENSQKFQALSISKAVNQIEQPIKEKHVRSTIIGTFHEKGANLFWSVGLRMPVEDNPIVAWKFCHLLHKVLREGHQNVLLQSQKYKSKLNDFGKLWGHLREGYGTLISRYCTLLITKLKFHQQNPKFPGNLQVTPDELMNFGENDINNYFQMAVEMFEYLDDILALQNAIFGSLDMSRSNSMTSSGQCRLAPLVPCIQDSSPLYDYCVKMLFKLHASLPADVVSGHRERFLKIFGELKQFYINASNLQYFKNLIQIPLLPDELQWPICSLGPNNTAKLETGGPSDHKGDLAVFSPPLTESPPNFLLQSDLRTYVTPVVVMPEENLQPDHQDSIETASFFEAADLVDLTPVQPPPPVPPQNGRRSSPSPPAIPPLPDIVAQRDQLIQQLQAEILRLKGEIQKLLAQHEEIYSQLQDQIVDLETKLAQKESELTQERQTKEELLVKAEAASAAEEVQRKAKEKEEKFQKLKDVYGNLRKEHITLLRQKADVEKQLNVSRQKADALLKTQTTAEEKLQALLSERSTLEEGLQQTATEKDSAIAELEKAKEQAVAQTTAVQSRLDRILNEKSNLESELHDLLAQKLEAEEKLEESDHISKQVQSNLKAESELKMLALLESVVKQAEKMLQNAVSEMDNPALAAVTCSSDYLKCLCGPADKTLEQLGPTLDKYRADQEGIDELANTVTQAAHNLSWLLLHGKAVSQTSTDIEIGDNMLEQCKFIGNGALQLMGLLKSKDTWGGVSEALSAVRSQVQSLGTLAERLEGRGTPLDTAGDLLESELESMEKAIDEAASKIEEMLSKSKAADSGIKLEVNSKILDACTALMAAIRELVIKSRTLQEEIVGQSKGSASVKEFYKRNSQWTEGLISAAKSVAIGAHFLVEAANEAVTKGGKLELLVVASQQIAAGTAQLVVASRVKADRKSGNLDKLSQASRGVSTATGAVVAAAKACRNMVENADALDVSGLTLHAAKRLEMDSQVRVLELESSLQQERMRLAALRRHHYQLAGEAEGWEKKDIPE
- the Hip1 gene encoding huntingtin-interacting protein 1 isoform X3 encodes the protein MTTVSGVELYQQQALSISKAVNQIEQPIKEKHVRSTIIGTFHEKGANLFWSVGLRMPVEDNPIVAWKFCHLLHKVLREGHQNVLLQSQKYKSKLNDFGKLWGHLREGYGTLISRYCTLLITKLKFHQQNPKFPGNLQVTPDELMNFGENDINNYFQMAVEMFEYLDDILALQNAIFGSLDMSRSNSMTSSGQCRLAPLVPCIQDSSPLYDYCVKMLFKLHASLPADVVSGHRERFLKIFGELKQFYINASNLQYFKNLIQIPLLPDELQWPICSLGPNNTAKLETGGPSDHKGDLAVFSPPLTESPPNFLLQSDLRTYVTPVVVMPEENLQPDHQDSIETASFFEAADLVDLTPVQPPPPVPPQNGRRSSPSPPAIPPLPDIVAQRDQLIQQLQAEILRLKGEIQKLLAQHEEIYSQLQDQIVDLETKLAQKESELTQERQTKEELLVKAEAASAAEEVQRKAKEKEEKFQKLKDVYGNLRKEHITLLRQKADVEKQLNVSRQKADALLKTQTTAEEKLQALLSERSTLEEGLQQTATEKDSAIAELEKAKEQAVAQTTAVQSRLDRILNEKSNLESELHDLLAQKLEAEEKLEESDHISKQVQSNLKAESELKMLALLESVVKQAEKMLQNAVSEMDNPALAAVTCSSDYLKCLCGPADKTLEQLGPTLDKYRADQEGIDELANTVTQAAHNLSWLLLHGKAVSQTSTDIEIGDNMLEQCKFIGNGALQLMGLLKSKDTWGGVSEALSAVRSQVQSLGTLAERLEGRGTPLDTAGDLLESELESMEKAIDEAASKIEEMLSKSKAADSGIKLEVNSKILDACTALMAAIRELVIKSRTLQEEIVGQSKGSASVKEFYKRNSQWTEGLISAAKSVAIGAHFLVEAANEAVTKGGKLELLVVASQQIAAGTAQLVVASRVKADRKSGNLDKLSQASRGVSTATGAVVAAAKACRNMVENADALDVSGLTLHAAKRLEMDSQVRVLELESSLQQERMRLAALRRHHYQLAGEAEGWEKKLHDFSTDWSQTPDIPE
- the Hip1 gene encoding huntingtin-interacting protein 1 isoform X1; translation: MSSIQLPKVLQNRKTSLEQERENSQKFQALSISKAVNQIEQPIKEKHVRSTIIGTFHEKGANLFWSVGLRMPVEDNPIVAWKFCHLLHKVLREGHQNVLLQSQKYKSKLNDFGKLWGHLREGYGTLISRYCTLLITKLKFHQQNPKFPGNLQVTPDELMNFGENDINNYFQMAVEMFEYLDDILALQNAIFGSLDMSRSNSMTSSGQCRLAPLVPCIQDSSPLYDYCVKMLFKLHASLPADVVSGHRERFLKIFGELKQFYINASNLQYFKNLIQIPLLPDELQWPICSLGPNNTAKLETGGPSDHKGDLAVFSPPLTESPPNFLLQSDLRTYVTPVVVMPEENLQPDHQDSIETASFFEAADLVDLTPVQPPPPVPPQNGRRSSPSPPAIPPLPDIVAQRDQLIQQLQAEILRLKGEIQKLLAQHEEIYSQLQDQIVDLETKLAQKESELTQERQTKEELLVKAEAASAAEEVQRKAKEKEEKFQKLKDVYGNLRKEHITLLRQKADVEKQLNVSRQKADALLKTQTTAEEKLQALLSERSTLEEGLQQTATEKDSAIAELEKAKEQAVAQTTAVQSRLDRILNEKSNLESELHDLLAQKLEAEEKLEESDHISKQVQSNLKAESELKMLALLESVVKQAEKMLQNAVSEMDNPALAAVTCSSDYLKCLCGPADKTLEQLGPTLDKYRADQEGIDELANTVTQAAHNLSWLLLHGKAVSQTSTDIEIGDNMLEQCKFIGNGALQLMGLLKSKDTWGGVSEALSAVRSQVQSLGTLAERLEGRGTPLDTAGDLLESELESMEKAIDEAASKIEEMLSKSKAADSGIKLEVNSKILDACTALMAAIRELVIKSRTLQEEIVGQSKGSASVKEFYKRNSQWTEGLISAAKSVAIGAHFLVEAANEAVTKGGKLELLVVASQQIAAGTAQLVVASRVKADRKSGNLDKLSQASRGVSTATGAVVAAAKACRNMVENADALDVSGLTLHAAKRLEMDSQVRVLELESSLQQERMRLAALRRHHYQLAGEAEGWEKKLHDFSTDWSQTPDIPE